One Dreissena polymorpha isolate Duluth1 chromosome 9, UMN_Dpol_1.0, whole genome shotgun sequence genomic window carries:
- the LOC127844272 gene encoding exosome complex component RRP41-like yields MAGLELLSEQGFRIDGRKPSELRRIRCKLGVFNQADGSAYIEQGNTKVLAAVYGPHEIRGSRSKILHDRVLVNCQYSMATFSTGERKRRPRGDRKSKEMTMHLQQTFNAAILTNLHPRSQIDIFVEVLQSDGGNYCASVNAATLALIDAGIPMKDYVCACAASYVSDTPIVDINYLEESSGGAELIVATLPKSEQIVFLEQNSRLHEDNLGPVLDLAVKGCKDIHAVLDQAVKDHVAEATAGSSIE; encoded by the exons ATGGCAGGCTTAGAGTTACTTTCTGAACAAGGTTTTAGAATTGATGGCAGAAAACCGTCGGAACTCAGACGAATTCGATGTAAACTTGGTGTATTTAACCAGGCCGATGGATCAGCATACATCGAACAAGGCAACACCAAAGTACTAGCGGCTGTCTATGGTCCACATGAG ATACGTGGAAGCCGTTCAAAAATCTTACATGACAGAGTTCTAGTCAACTGCCAGTACAGCATGGCAACGTTCAGTACAGGAGAGAGAAAAAGAAGGCCCAGGGGTGACAGAAAATCAAAGGAAATGACCATGCACCTTCAACAGACGTTTAACGCAGCCATTCTAACAAATCTTCACCCCCGATCACAAATAGACATTTTTGTTGAG GTGTTACAGTCAGATGGAGGTAATTACTGTGCAAGTGTGAACGCAGCAACCCTTGCTCTGATTGATGCAGGTATTCCAATGAAGGACTATGTGTGTGCCTGTGCAGCAAGCTACGTTAGTGACACACCTATAGTTGACATAAACTACTTGGAAGAATCCTCAGGCGGTGCTGAATTGATAGTTGCCACGCTACCAAAGTCGGAACAAATCGTGTTCCTCGAACAGAACTCGCGACTTCACGAGGACAATCTGGGCCCAGTATTGGATCTGGCGGTGAAGGGTTGTAAGGACATACATGCAGTGTTAGACCAGGCTGTCAAAGACCATGTGGCAGAGGCCACCGCTGGCTCTAGTATTGAGTGA